One Nicotiana sylvestris chromosome 12, ASM39365v2, whole genome shotgun sequence genomic window carries:
- the LOC138883202 gene encoding spindle pole body component 110-like translates to MKIAAENQERSRADERHINGLRRKVSKYQDDLEKSEVNLARAREQLTKNAEGRAEFVRQLKRKYEGIVTNLKKRLTTLENKMAKQAKNFKAEREHCYALMSHLEEDMQQLQGQNHHDTQVLEARSQQIGHLLQEKGIIRERVREIAVYIIIKRHECEDMTRTTFFATVMTFVRQIMSDLERLQGDLTHRPLARPTDVPRAIGVEALMYS, encoded by the coding sequence ATGAAGATAGCTGCTGAGAATCAGGAAAGAAGCCGAGCAGATGAAAGGCACATAAATGGTCTTAGAAGGAAAGTATCTAAGTATCAAGATGACTTGGAAAAATCCGAGGTTAATCTAGCAAGAGCCAGAGAACAACTGACAAAGAACGCAGAGGGGCGGGCAGAGTTTGTACGACAGTTAAAAAGGAAATATGAGGGAATAGTcacaaatttgaagaaaaggctaactaccctcgaaaataagatggccaaacaagctaagaactttaaagcagaaagggaacattgctatgcaTTAATGTCCCATTtggaggaagatatgcaacagcTGCAGGGTCAAAACCATCATGACACCCAAGTGCTAGAAGCTAGGTCTCAGCAAATCGGGCATTTActccaagaaaagggtatcatcagggagagggttagagAAATTGCTGTCTACATCATCATAAAGCgccatgaatgtgaagacatgactagaaccaccttCTTTGCAACGGTAATGACCTTTGTTCGCCAAATAATGAGCGACCTGGAGCGTCTTCAAGGGGATCTTACACATAGGCCCTTGgcaagaccgactgatgtcccacgGGCAATTGGAGTAGAAGCACTTATGTACTCTTGA